From bacterium, a single genomic window includes:
- a CDS encoding TPM domain-containing protein, with product MKRTLYILPLFIALVFVARALDIPYLSGHINDTAHLLGTDAVAELEQTLTAYEEKTGNQLVLLTIPSLEGEPLEAFSIRVVETWKLGQKGVDNGVLLLIAKDDRKMRIEVGYGLEASVTDAASSYIIHQVITPLFRRGEFQEGIRQGLQAIMEAADGTLSQEEIARSSDNEMEGMAFFLIFWLSIVGLFTVIGLATEGCMGWFLYAFLIPFYAVPAAFFNVWDIPFGAILFVLYLAGYPLLKIFLPKTSFGKKLSEKMKKMNRSRSGSWSSGGFSSGGFSSGGFSSGGFSGGGGSFGGGGSSGGW from the coding sequence ATGAAACGTACACTCTATATTCTGCCTCTGTTCATCGCACTCGTGTTTGTCGCGCGCGCGCTCGATATCCCCTATCTCAGCGGTCATATCAATGACACCGCGCACCTGCTCGGCACCGATGCGGTTGCCGAACTCGAACAGACACTGACCGCGTATGAGGAAAAAACCGGTAACCAGCTGGTACTCCTCACGATTCCATCCCTTGAGGGTGAACCGCTCGAGGCGTTTTCCATCCGCGTCGTCGAAACCTGGAAACTGGGACAGAAAGGTGTCGACAACGGGGTGCTCCTGCTTATCGCGAAGGACGACAGAAAGATGCGCATCGAGGTCGGGTACGGACTCGAAGCATCGGTCACGGACGCTGCGTCATCATACATCATCCACCAGGTCATCACGCCGCTGTTCCGGCGTGGGGAATTCCAGGAAGGGATTCGGCAGGGGTTGCAGGCCATCATGGAAGCCGCCGACGGCACGCTTTCACAGGAAGAGATCGCGCGTTCATCCGACAATGAAATGGAGGGAATGGCTTTCTTCCTGATTTTCTGGCTCAGCATTGTCGGGTTGTTCACGGTGATCGGACTCGCGACGGAGGGCTGCATGGGATGGTTCCTCTATGCCTTCCTCATCCCCTTTTACGCGGTGCCGGCGGCGTTCTTCAACGTCTGGGATATCCCCTTCGGCGCCATCCTGTTCGTGCTTTATCTGGCGGGGTATCCACTGCTCAAGATATTCCTCCCGAAAACCTCCTTTGGAAAGAAGCTCTCGGAGAAGATGAAAAAAATGAACCGCTCGCGCAGCGGCAGCTGGAGCAGCGGAGGATTCTCATCCGGCGGATTCAGTTCGGGTGGATTTTCGTCCGGAGGGTTCAGCGGTGGTGGT
- a CDS encoding TPM domain-containing protein yields MIKPEQLFSEEDKKRIAEAVKEAESRTSGEIVPYVVGRADNYPEAWLRGGSLAAFLVLFVFSVISLGTDWWLPLTLAEVGAITVLAFGLGGLLVAYVPVLKRAVIPDAMEQQRVDERASLAFLEEEVFETRERTGILIFLSLFERRVCILGDKGINELVKKDEWDEIVQVIVHAMKNGSPADGMLEAIWKCGQLLERRGVEIRPDDSNELDDSLRTSDT; encoded by the coding sequence ATGATCAAACCTGAACAGCTGTTCTCAGAGGAAGACAAAAAACGCATTGCCGAGGCGGTGAAGGAAGCCGAATCCCGCACCTCGGGCGAAATCGTGCCCTACGTGGTAGGCAGAGCAGACAACTATCCCGAGGCCTGGCTGCGCGGTGGATCGCTTGCCGCCTTCCTCGTGCTGTTTGTTTTCTCGGTGATTTCACTCGGGACGGACTGGTGGCTGCCGCTTACCCTCGCAGAGGTCGGCGCCATCACGGTACTCGCCTTCGGACTCGGAGGCCTGCTGGTCGCTTACGTCCCTGTGCTCAAGCGTGCGGTAATACCGGACGCGATGGAACAGCAGCGCGTCGACGAGCGCGCTTCCCTCGCGTTCCTCGAAGAAGAGGTCTTTGAAACGCGGGAACGCACCGGCATCCTGATCTTCCTCTCCCTTTTCGAGCGCAGGGTTTGCATCCTCGGGGACAAAGGAATCAACGAGCTTGTCAAAAAAGATGAGTGGGATGAGATCGTCCAGGTCATCGTGCACGCGATGAAAAACGGTTCTCCCGCCGACGGCATGCTTGAGGCAATCTGGAAATGCGGGCAGCTCCTCGAACGCAGAGGCGTGGAAATTCGTCCTGACGACAGCAACGAACTCGACGATTCCCTCCGCACCAGCGACACCTGA